The following DNA comes from Neofelis nebulosa isolate mNeoNeb1 chromosome 3, mNeoNeb1.pri, whole genome shotgun sequence.
TTAGTAACAAAACATGagctaaagacagaaaaaaagaatgttcagtCGATCTTCTTCCTGGGATTAACTTTCTCAAGCGTTTCCTCATAAGTCAACACTGCTGGGCCAACTAGGTCACGTGGGTTTCCGAGAGACGTAGACAAACGAATAGTCACAGTTAAGGTTTTCTGTGCTAGCCTATCTTCCCTGTTCAGCCGGGACCACTAGCTACATAGTCAGGGACAGGGCACAGGTGGATCAAGGTTTTTCACTGCAGAGAAAGGCAAGGTCGAGAACTCTGCCCGCAGACACAGCAGGCTTTGACACCGAGAGTGTCCAAGCTGACGTGCAAGCAGAGAGGTGACCAGGGGGGTGTGAAACCAGGAAGAAGCCAGAGTGTCCTTCCTTAAAGATGCGATCAGACCTTTCATGAAAGAAACGCCCAGGCCGATTTGCTGGTGAAGGCATAGGAAGGGAGCAGACACGAAACTTAACCTTATTCTAAGCGTTTCATCGTCTGCTTTTCTACTAACAAATGACTCCCGACGCGAGCGCGCTGGGCACCGCACTGCACACGCTTAGAGAGGAAACCAGGAGGAACTCGACCAGACAGAATTTTCCTGCCGTGTCTGCTGGAGTGGTTGCGAACGGCAGCACACCAAGCAGCACCGACACTTACTTCTCTTTCTGGGCCCAGTTTTGGTGAGAATTTTCCAGCCCAACAGTGTCCTCCAGAGCAAAAGGAGCCTCGGGCTTGCTGCTCATGCCAGGACTCAAGATGCGGTGCGTCTGTGGGTCTCGCAGAGGAGTCTGAAAAGTCACCTGTTGGGGAAGGAGGAGACCCGTTCAACAGCTGGCATCTTCACCACTCTGCTggcagtgccccccacccccccgcccaccctGACGTCCCCAGGAGAACGAGTCCCAGGGTGACCTAACACGTGACACGGTAGATGTGACACAGGCAAAACGTGCTTACTTTCATAGCTTTGACTACGCTCTTGGGTGGCACATTTTCTTTCTGGGACAGACGAAGCACAGATAATCTTCCGGTAGGTTCTGGTGGCGAAAACAGGAACTCACAGTTTTCTGCACTTTTGTCACCAGTGACGTTTTCATCGTTGCAGATCTGCAGACTCATCCTGGAAAAGCAAACAGTGCATGTCAGCGTGAGGGCTGTGTAGTCCGGATGAACAGACACGACGACGAGCTAGCCCTGCAAGGCAGACGTCCCCTTCCTGCGCAGGTGGGTCACATCTCAGGCAGCACATCTTCTGCCAGGCAGTCCTGGTACTGCATCAGGGGACCTGCCGCCCCCCAAGACAAAGAGCTAGAAGGGCCTTCGGCCTGCAGCGCAAAGAGGAAGAATCCGGTTTTCAAAACAACTTGGGTTTTGTGGGAAAAAGTCAGAAGGTGGGTGTGCTGGCCTCTCAGAAACCTGGGTCTCCCCTCAGGCCTCTGCTGAAGGCACCGAGGCCGCAGCACAGCTGGAGCAGGCTGCCAAGCTagcagaaaacaggaaagcaGAGGCGTGCTGTGACTTCTCTTCCACCACAGGCTGGGAATTGGGGGTACACCAGGGCCAAGGCCCAGAGGAAGAGCGGGACGAGGCAGCGACCAGCAAGGTGAGGAATTATTTGGTAGGGGTTGAGGAGCTTCTACATTGAGACTTGGGAGTCTAGAGACACGCACCAGGGACCCCCACTGAGGCCCAGGGGGCTCTAGAACAGTCCCCCTCCGCCCTCCCAGGGTCCTCATGACGGTTACCAGCATCACACTCCCAACCCAGCAGTCACAGGAGGACCTAGCCAAGGGAACATCACAGGTGTTTTGCTGGAGGCTGCAGCTTGAAGAGCAAGGCCAGGGTGGCTGGAACAGAGGGGGCAAAGGGGGCCTGGCAAGAGGCGACGTCAGGGTAGCAAGATGCCCTGGAAGATGTGGGGATGGGGCCGTGTGTGTggaggttgggggatgggcaggaGGGAAGCGTGGGGTCAGAAGCTCCTGCGGACGGTCAGGGGTGGAATGACAGGCTCCGGCTTGGCCAGCAGGCCCACGAGGCacttgggagagggagagaaacaggagGCAAGGACCGCTCAGGTTTTTGGGGAACAACTGGGGAAAGCAAGAAGGGGGTAGGATGGCTGTGGGGTGGATGAGGGAAGGGTCTAGAGGACACCTTTCTGGCATTCTCTCCCCTGAGGAAGGTGGCGAGACCTTGGCGGGGTCTGTCGGGTTTGGCTTCCGCTGACGATGGCGGCCGAGAGCAGAGGCGTCCAGCCCAGACGGCCTTGTGAGCTGAAGTGTggggcaggaaaggaggggggaggggagggggggcggagcTGCGTTGAGCAGGTGGGGAGAATCGGCAATACCGGGAGGGCTGGAGCCTAGGTTTCTGCGGCAGGTGCAGCTGGAGTCAGCCGTGGCTCCCAGGTGGGGTGTGGAGAAAGCAGCATGAAGCTGCCCCGCAGAGCCGGGAAGGGCTGGAGATTAGGAGCCCAGTCTCGGACACCACGCAGCGAGCCGGTGGTGGAAGGGTGGGAGGTGCACGTTTGCAAGGCACGCCTACCGGTGGTATTTGAGGCTGGACGAGGTCAGGGGGTGATGGGAGGGGAGGCCAGCGGACCAGGCCGCGAAGGACCCTGACGCGTGGACCTCCCAGAGGGCGACGAAGGAGAAGGGAGGCGCCAGTAGGCAGGAGCCCACCAGGCGTCGGGAAGCGGGGAAGAAGTCAGCCAGCTCCACTCCCGGGCTGTGACCGGAGACCGACAGGACACGCGGGCTGCTAGGGGTCCCGGCAGGAAGGTGCCCCTGCAACGGCGGCCGTAAAAGCCGGCGGGCTGGGCTCAAGGGTGAAGGGGTGCCGTGTGGACAGGGGACACGGGAGCCTCCGGAGAAGCCGGAGGGAGGAGGTCCTGTCAAGGGCGGGCGTAGCCCTGCTGTCGCGGAGTCGGGAGCCGGGGCGCGGGACCGGGGGAAGAGGCGGGGATGGAGCCCCAAGCCCAGgaccccgccgccgccgccgccgccgcctacCTGCCGGCGGCCATACAAAGCCGAAGGAGCGGGAGGCGCCGCCGAGTCCGGAACACCGTCCGCCCGCCGCCGATTCAAATACCGACGGTTGGCGCCCGCGGCCAATCAGCGCGCGGCCGGGGGCGGGACGCAAGGGGCGCCGGCGGCTCCACTTCCGGGGGCGGGGCACGCTGGGCGCCGGAAGCCGCCGGAATCGCGGCTCGTCTAGCTTgcggaggggaagggaagggctgcTGGCGGGCGGGGAGGTGACCTGGGCTCGCCGTCGCCCGGGGATCTCGGGTTCGGCTACGGACGCGATTGGGTTCCGCGGAGAGGCCAGGGCATGACAGCCATTGGCCCAAGCCGCAGTTTCCCCAGTTGTAAAATGGGGCTAGCTGAGACACCGCCCCCAAGGCGAGTCGTGGGATAGAGCCAAACCCTCGCGAGGACTGTCGCGGACTCGCGACTTCGGGCTGTGCTGTGCAGGGCGCTGCAACTCCACTTCCCAGAGTGCCCCGCGGTAGACCTGGTGGCGGGACTCCATTCCCCAGGGGGCCCCGCGTCGACGTGACGTCTTCTAGAGCGTCCCACGCCGATCTGTGGGTGGGGACCCATGGTCCAGAATGCCCCGCGGGCGGGGACACCATCTCCCAGAGCGCCCCGCGCCGGCCGGCGCCCACCTGCCGGCGCCCATCGGCTCGGAGCTGTCGGGTCTGTTTCCCGTCGGGTGCTGCGGGCCTCTCTCCCTGCCGGCTTCTTGGCGGCCGCGACAGCGCGATGGACAGCCCGGAGGTCACCTTCACGCTGGCCTACCTGGTGTTCGCCGTGTGCTTTGTGTTCACGCCCACTGAGTTCCACTCAGCCGGGCTCACGGTGCAGAACCTGCTGTCGGGCTGGCTGGGCAGCGAGGACGCCGCCTTTGTATCCTACCACTTGCGCCGCACGTCCGCCACGCTGCTGTGCCACTCGCTGCTGCCGCTCGGTGAGCAGGCcggaccctcccccagagagtccCCGGGGCGGGGCGCCGACCTGTGTCCCCCTTGGTGGACAGAAGTGGCCCCTCGGGCTCGCTTCTGCCGAGTTCCGGGATCCCAGAGGTGGCTGGGCCGCGGGATTACCTCCGTGTGGAGAAGAGTCGGGGGAGAGTGAGCGGATCCCCGGTCGCCCCGAGCTGGGGAGAAACGACTGACCCCGAGAGCCGAGGCTGTGGGCCGGCCGCCCCGTGCGCTCTGAGCCGGGCCTCTCGCGTCCGCTGCTCCCAGGAGTGGAGAGGAAGGTGCTGGAGGCAGCTGGTCGCTTGCAGGTGGCGGAAGTGTAGGCTTAGAATACTAGCGGGGGGCATAGTGATGCTTCGCCCAGCCAGGCAGGTCGTGAGCTATTACGTGAGGCGGTGAGATTCCAACGGAAGGTGGAagtgagaaggaggcagagatgggTAACCCCATGGGGGTGTCACAGGTGCAAAGGGCTGGGGCAAGATGCTTACACGTTGCCCAGGGGTTGGGCTGGGCGGTGATCCAGGTGCTATCGGGCCTCTCGGAGGCTTGTTTGCCAACTGGTCGGACACCGGGAATTGGCTGGAAAGCCGGTTGCTGCCTGTGTGTGGGGGAGTTCTCTGGAGGATACAGAGCAGAAGCAGGTCTGGAAGGGCTGGTGGCTGGCTGGTAGGGGGCCCTGTCTATGGCTCTGTGGACTCAGGAGTTTCTAGCTGCCAGCAGGGCGCAGCAGCCTGGGCTAGGTGTGGAGAGCCACCTGGAAGGGGCTGGGCTGAGGCCAGGCATGAACAGGAGAGCTGCCTGCCTAATGGGGAAGGTGAGCAGAGGGGAGCCCATGGCAGGATGGAGACTGGGTCTTCGTGGTGAGCTGGTGGTCTCCATGACCAGCTTGGTCTCTCCACCTGCTGTCAGGGTAACTGTATGGCTTTCCCAGCCTGAGACCCCAGTACCCCTTAGTACCCCTTAGTGCCCCTCAGATGAGGAAAGTGCAGTTCAGAACTTGGGCTCCTGGGAGGGTCGTGGGTTGGATTTCTGCCCCAGGAACTAAGGACCCCCCCAGTTTTCTGGAGTCCCTTTATCTACACCTTTCCTATAACCTGTGAGGAGCTGAGCCGTCACCATGCTGCAAACGGACAGAAACCAGAACTTGGGGAGCTGAGTGACTCATGCAGGTGGAGGAGATGATGCAGCCTGGCCTTGTGGCCAGTCCTGGAGTCTGTCTTTTAGGAACTTGTTTTGAAAAGCTTTGAAACTTTATTGTGTATTACCTGCTGCTACCTAGTAAGTTACCTTAAATGTAGCAACCTGAGCAACAGCAAACAGGTTACCATTATTTCTGGAACCTTAAGCGTGCCCACACAGGCCTTCACTATTTACTTTGTTTTGACATGCACATTGGCCCGGATCTGGCCTGCAGGGGCCCTGGAGCGTCCCCACGACTTTGTGCTGTGCGCCATTATTCTTTGCTTACTGTTTGGCACAGGACATCTGTGCTCCGGGATGGGCCACGCTCTGATTTGCCTCCTCAGAAGGGGTGGGGTTGAGAGGCCAAGGTCCCACCCCTGGGAGGGCCAGTGTGCAGCTCTGCCTTGGGGGGGACACAAAATTCTCGTATTCGTTTTggcatttttagtttttcctaCTTCAGTAATTGTGTACTACTTATGTAAAACTgaagatgtaaattaaaaatgttttttcctcatttattttcccGTTGTCATGGGCAAGGGTTGAACTGGGCCAGCCGTGGAGGGAGGTAAGGCTTGCCTGCCCTGGGGTACCATGGCCTGGCTGTGGGAGCCGACAGGGCAGAGGGCCAGGCCCGGGGCTGGGGATGAGGGgaagcacccctcccccctggAGATACAGGGACAGCACTGTGGCCCTTGGTGGGCACTATGAGGGGAGAACAATGGCTTGGCAGTCCCGATTTCTACTGAGACCCTCCCCATCCTTCGTAGGGTACTACGTGGGCATGTGCTTTGCAGCTTCAGAAAAGCAACTCTACTCCCCCAGCCAGGCCCCGGACACCTGGCGGCTCTTCCTCCTGCTGGCAGTGACCCTGCCCACCGTTGCCTGCACCCTGATCTACTACTGGTCCTGGGATCGGTGGGCCTGCCACCCACTGGCCCGCACCCTGGCCCTCTATGCCCTCCCGCAGTCAGGCTGGTGGGCCGTCGCCTCCTCCGTCAACACCGAGTTCCGGCGGATCGACAAGTttgccacaggggcacctggtgctCGCGTGATTGTGACGGACACGTGGGTGATGAAGGTGACCACATACCGTGTGCACGTGGCTCAGCAGCAGGATGTGCACCTGACCGTGACAGAATCGCAGCAGCACGAGCTCTCACCAGACTCCAACCTGCCTGTGCAGCTCCTTACCATCCACGTGGCCAGCACCAGCCCTGCTGTGCAGGCCTTCGACATCCGGTAGGTGTGCCTGTGGCTAGGGCGAAAGAGGCTGGTGCAGCCAGAGGCGGCCGGTGCCCGGGTTCCAGTCTGGCGCCTCTCTGGGAGGCCATGACGGATAGAGCGGGCTCTTCTGGCCACCGCTCCAGCGGGACCCTCCCTCCAGGCGCCTCGCCCCCTCGCGCTCCCGGGTATTCTCTGCTGCTTTTTCCCTGTACTCTGAGCCGCCTTCCGCAGCTCTTTTCGGGGGAGCACACTGGGGACATTTGGGGGTGGTACAGGACCAAGGCTTGGTGGCTGCCTTGGCTCTGGGGCCCAAGCTGGGGTCTTCCCATCCCATTCAGGCTGCAGCCAGTCTGCTGTCCCTCTCCCGGGACCCACTTTGGGCCTGACCCCGTTGAAGGTCAGGTGTTCTGTGTTTCGGctgcgacccccccccccccccccccagtccctctTTGCCCTTGGCTGCATCCCTTTGGGGCAGGTGGGTGGTGCTGGTTTTGTGGGCTCTGGCTTCAGGGCTGTCTTTGCTGGCTGGTCTTCATCAGGCAGCTGGGCTGTGTCTGAGCCCCCTGGCGTTCTGGGAGGTCGTGGGTGCCGTCACCCTAGAGGCGCCTTGGCATCCCCATtagggatgaagccccgccctgCAGAAGGGCCTTGGTCCGACGGCCCCAGCCCAGCAGTCCCCACCTTGTGCAGGCTGAACTCCACGGAGTATGGCGAGCTGTGTGAGAAACTCCGCGCACCCATCCGCAGTGCGGCCAACGTGGTCATCCGTCAGAGCCTGGGCGACCTGTTCCTGGAGACATTTGCTTCTCTGGTGGAGGTCAATCCGACCTACTCGGTTCCCAGCAGCCAGGTGAGGGCCGGGCGGGGTAGGTGGATTCCCACAGGCCAGGCTccctcgggggcgggggggcgggggtggcccCACAAGGCCGCGCGGCCACACTGCTGGTGACCCTCTGGGCCCGCCCACAGGAGCTGGAGGCCTGCATTGGTTGCATGCAGACGCGTGCCAGCGTGAAGCTGGTGAAGACCTGCCAGGAGGCGGACGAGGGCGAGTGCCAGCAGTGTTACTGTCGCCCCATGTGGTGTCTCACCTGCATGGGCAAGTGGTTCGCCAGCCGCCAGGACCCGCAGCGCCCTGACACCTGGCTCGCTAGCCGCgtgccctgccccacctgccgTGCTCGCTTCTGCATCCTGGACGTGTGTGCCGTGCGCTGAGCTGGCCGGCTGGGTGAGGGAGTGGCCTTGGGGACCCCACAGCCACCGTGAGGAGCAGCCAGGCCTGCAGGCCCGTTTGTGTTGTCAGCCAAGGGTTCTTTTTCCGGCATGACGTAGGAGGAGGGGAGGTTTTCTGCTGCAGCTCTGGCAGTGACCGTGGGATGGGGCTTCTGTGCCTCTGcttcctttgctttctgtttcacCAGGTAGGACAGGTGCTGGACACAGAATCCGGTGCggtgtggggcctgcttctgGAGCATTCTGAGGCCACCTGAGCTATCTTCTGGGAGACCGGGAGTCCGCCCCTGTGGCTCTACCCTGAACCACTTGCCTTAATTTTATGCAGCACACTTGCCTCTTAGTTACGTACCGGACCCAGGTTTATCTAAACTGGTTGCAGTCTGTCCTCCAGGCTCCCATCTCCAAGCTGGCTGCTGGCCTTGTGGTGTTGTGTCTCCTCCACACCCCACCAGGCTGCTCTGATGATCTGGGGGAGAGTCTGACGGTGCAGAGAGAGGCCTGGGGTGCAAGTCCAGGGCGGGAGCACTGTCTGGGGCTTCCTGGTGGCTGTTCCTGGATGGGGTGGCCCCTACCTGCTCCCTGCCTGGGGGAGATCCTGGGCTTCCTGTTAGAGGCTGGGTGAGGGGCTGGCTTCTCTCAACTCCCGCTCTTTAGTTGCATGCTTGTGGGGTTGCCTATCTCTTGGAGAGGCATGCACCTCCCTGCCTACTGCTGCCCCCATGAGTCCAGGGAAAGGCTAAGCTTCAGACTCCTGGTTAGAGGGGGCACTGAGCTGAAGACACACACAGCGACGTCCTACGTCCAGGCAACAAGCTTGTTGGGACACAGCACAGGGCCGGCCAGTAGGGTCCTCCTGTGTCAGAAAGGGATGTGTGCCTCTTCCCAATTTCTGGTGGCACAGTTGAGAGGGCAGTCCCGGGCCCAGCTCTGACAGATGTGGTTGCCGGAGGGGGTCCTCGCTTGGAGCCCTCACATTCGTAGTCCTAAGCCCCCTAAGCCTGGCTGTTTTAAGCAGGGGTGATGGACCCAGCCGTtggacttgcccaaggccacaccgGAACCCCAGGGATTTGGCAGTGGAGGTGGCTCAGTTTTGTGGACCCCCAGGGTACTCTGCAAATGAAGGCCGGCCATCAGAGGGGAGGACAAGCCTAGCCTCAGCCCAGTTTCCGGTGCTGCCAAAGGAGGGCTAGGTCaggttatttttattacaaaagaaaGTTACTTAGTTTTATAAAGATAAACGTATTGTAGCTAAGCGATACggtatttaataaaatgatagtCTGAAAACATACCGACTTAAatggaatattttgtttttcttgatgttCGAACTGGTAACGGGGAGAAGCCAGCTGAGGAGCAGCACTGTGCCCACTTCAACGTACCCATTTTTGCTTAAAATGAGAAGGGAGGCAGGCGCTGTAGGAACCTTACCCTCCGTTTTTCCCGTTGCAGGCCAGGGTCTCAAGAAGTCCGTTTCCAGGGCTCCCAAGGGGGTGGGCCCAGCAGTTCTGGGCCTGCGGTTCTGGGGAGGGGGTTGTGGCCAGGGCCCTTGGGGTCAGCATGCAGGCACTCTAGATGTAGGGGCCCCCGTGGGAACACTGTGGTGGCCCAAGGGCGTGGGTCCTGGGTGAGGCCTCCAAGCGCAGGGGTCGGGGGTCATGGAGGGCCCGTGGAGCAcggacgggggggagggggagggtcggagagccGGAGGCGGCGCTGAAAGCGGCGGAAGTAAACTGCGCAGCGGGGAGGACTGACGGAGGCCAGCGGCGCCGGGCCGGTGCGGCGGCCGTGGGCCGAGACCGCAGCGTCAGCGCAGCCTCCCTTTCCGGGTTCCCGTTTCCCGCCAGCGCAGAGACCGCCCCCCGCGGGGCCGACCAATCAGAGACCCGCCGCCtgcccgcaccccctccccccaggagcgCCCGCGTCGCGCGCGCGCCCCAATCTCCCGCcaagacccccctcccccgcccgcggAGGCGCGGCCGCCCCAATGCTAGGAGGGGGGCGACTTTTCTTCGGGCCTCTCCTCGTCCACTCGGACGGCGTCGGTCCGCCGCCTCCCCGAAGGCAACGTCGGGGCTGCGGGCCGGCGGCGCCCCGCCCAGGGTCGGGCAGCCCGCGGAGCGGGTTCTGCCGTCTGGACTCCCCCGCCCGCCCGGGCCCGATGGTCTCGCCCGACGCGGCGCGCGCGGGAGCTCGGAGGGGCGGGGCCGCCGGCGCATAAAGGCGgttgggggcggggcgcgcgcgCAGAGCTTGTCAGCGCCGGCGCGGGAACGGTCGCGGCAGCCGCCCCCCGACCCCCCGCCCGAGGACGCAGCCCGGCGCCACAGCACCCCGCCGCTGCGCTCGATATGGCCTGCCGGCCGCGAAGCCCCTCCGGCTGCGGGAGCCGCCGCGACGGCGACGCCAGGTGAGGCGGGCCGCGCGTCCCGGGGCGTTccgggcgggccgggccggggcgggggtcggcgggcgggcgggcgggcggcgggggggcTCGAGGCcgctcccaccctcccccccccccccccccccccccaccgacgcGGCCTCTCGTCCGCAGCCCGCCGCCCCCCGCGAGGTGGAGCCTCGGACGGAAGCGCAGAGCCGACGGGAGGCGCAGGAAGCCCGAGGACGCCGAGGGCCCCGCGAAGCCGCCGGGCGACTGCAGACCCGACAGGTGGGCCCGGGCCCCAGCGGGCTGCTTGAGGCTCCTGGGGTCCCCGTCCTGATGGGTTAAGGCGCCTGGGGGGACTCTGTCCTGACTGCCTAAGGTGCCTGGGGTCCCCCCGTCCCGACTGGTTAAGGCTCCTGGGTTCCCCGTCCTGGCTGCTTATGGCCCCTCGGGGTTACCGCCCTGATCCGCTCGTGGTGTCTGTGCCTCGCATTAGCTGATTATTTAAGGGGCTTGTGGTTTTGGACTCTGATCAATTAGGGTGCCCGGGGGGGTCACAACTCTTTGAGTGGTCGCGCTGCCAAGTCCTACGACACTTGGGTAGCCACGGCGAGTGAGGGTCACTGCACCTGGCTAGTCACGTCACCTCTGGCGTAGCGCCTGACTAGTTCCAGTGAAGGCAGCTGTTTCCCCAAACGTTTGGTTAAGGTGCCCGTATTTTCATTATCTGAGTGTGAAGCACCCTGTGTCACGTGACTGAGGTAGGTGACGTTCCCACAGGACCTCTGGTGATAAGTGTCAACAAAAACGGGTCTCAGCCTCAGCCGGCGAGCCTTCCTGTGTTTCAGGGACACTGGGAAGCTTTTAGCACGTTTCAGTGCAGCTGGTTAGGTGGGGTCTCAGAAGACTCAGCTTAGCGAAGTTGGGCGTCGCACCGCACAGTGAAAACGGCGTAGGTGCCAGGCCGCAGACCGAGATTTGAGTTCCAGATCCttcttgctttttaagttttatttatttagaaagtttttttttcttttagtgtttgtttatttttgagacagagacagagcatgaatgggggaggggcagagagagagggagacacagaatccgaagcaggctccaggctctgagctgtcagcacagaacccgaggcggggctagaactcacggaccgtgagatcatgacctgagctaaagtcggccgctcaaccgactgagccacccaggcgcccc
Coding sequences within:
- the TMEM129 gene encoding E3 ubiquitin-protein ligase TM129 isoform X2, whose amino-acid sequence is MDSPEVTFTLAYLVFAVCFVFTPTEFHSAGLTVQNLLSGWLGSEDAAFVSYHLRRTSATLLCHSLLPLGYYVGMCFAASEKQLYSPSQAPDTWRLFLLLAVTLPTVACTLIYYWSWDRWACHPLARTLALYALPQSGWWAVASSVNTEFRRIDKFATGAPGARVIVTDTWVMKVTTYRVHVAQQQDVHLTVTESQQHELSPDSNLPVQLLTIHVASTSPAVQAFDIRQLGCV
- the TMEM129 gene encoding E3 ubiquitin-protein ligase TM129 isoform X1, whose protein sequence is MDSPEVTFTLAYLVFAVCFVFTPTEFHSAGLTVQNLLSGWLGSEDAAFVSYHLRRTSATLLCHSLLPLGYYVGMCFAASEKQLYSPSQAPDTWRLFLLLAVTLPTVACTLIYYWSWDRWACHPLARTLALYALPQSGWWAVASSVNTEFRRIDKFATGAPGARVIVTDTWVMKVTTYRVHVAQQQDVHLTVTESQQHELSPDSNLPVQLLTIHVASTSPAVQAFDIRLNSTEYGELCEKLRAPIRSAANVVIRQSLGDLFLETFASLVEVNPTYSVPSSQELEACIGCMQTRASVKLVKTCQEADEGECQQCYCRPMWCLTCMGKWFASRQDPQRPDTWLASRVPCPTCRARFCILDVCAVR